One genomic region from Listeria monocytogenes encodes:
- a CDS encoding response regulator transcription factor produces MEKILIAEDDSAILGVITAFLTEAGYQVMTAKNGIEAYHLFQKETFDLIIMDIMMPSMDGYTLTELIRSTSTTPILMMTALSEEDDELKGFDLGADDYIQKPFSYLVLLKRVQVLLRRVNQSETKKQILRCGNISVDTETFEVISAGETIELTKKEFDILVLLIKNQKKVITREMILSQAWDFAAIVDTSIINTHMKNLRKKLHTEKIQTIRGAGYKMDE; encoded by the coding sequence ATGGAAAAAATACTCATTGCAGAAGATGATTCAGCTATTTTAGGAGTTATTACAGCATTCTTAACCGAAGCAGGGTATCAAGTAATGACAGCTAAAAATGGAATAGAAGCATATCATCTATTTCAAAAGGAAACATTTGATTTAATTATTATGGATATTATGATGCCGAGTATGGACGGGTACACACTAACAGAACTGATTCGTTCTACTTCAACCACACCGATACTTATGATGACGGCGCTCTCCGAAGAAGATGACGAGTTGAAAGGCTTTGATCTAGGGGCGGACGACTATATACAAAAACCATTCTCTTATTTAGTATTATTAAAACGAGTGCAAGTACTTTTGAGACGAGTGAACCAAAGTGAAACAAAGAAGCAAATACTACGATGCGGAAATATTTCTGTAGATACCGAAACCTTTGAAGTGATTTCAGCTGGAGAAACAATCGAATTAACGAAAAAAGAATTTGATATTTTAGTACTCCTGATTAAAAATCAAAAGAAGGTGATTACTCGTGAAATGATATTGTCGCAAGCATGGGATTTCGCAGCTATTGTGGATACGTCCATTATCAATACGCATATGAAAAATCTACGCAAAAAACTGCACACTGAAAAAATTCAAACGATTAGAGGTGCTGGCTATAAAATGGATGAATAA
- a CDS encoding HAMP domain-containing sensor histidine kinase, with translation MLAIKWMNKVRTRISWKIFLIFVSIILLFTALVYAMLIFFLPQFYYDYKIKQINDYANEVVKAGEADDIEGVEKALNDFMENTNILPILIDSNGNIVYIPNVNMASIKSATSTVVDGTKAEGGTTATDYSGGTETKNKPISINGQTYNLTYTINIQKINDISTVLLQFAPYFILFAFILSLLTAYFFSRRMVRPLLRMNKVASKMANLNFTEVLPITSKDEIGQLSGNLNEMAINLEKTMLELNEVNKKLQKEIEKERQLEEMRKSFVTAISHELKSPLAAVMGQVEAMRYNVAPYDNHPKYLQESYQILEKMSQMIQEMLDVSKVDQTNYMIEKTSFSLTEMVEKIIYSKKMVPHRLSQKVVFQVKEDVTVTANYAFIEKAIENIFENAFNYSKEETTILVEIQNREKGFYFSVHNKATSIPEEELNKLFEPFYRLEKSGNKKTGGNGLGLFIIAKFLDIQRIHYKLINEKDGVTFQIWQ, from the coding sequence GTGCTGGCTATAAAATGGATGAATAAAGTGAGAACCAGAATTAGTTGGAAAATCTTTTTAATATTTGTGAGTATCATTTTACTTTTTACGGCTCTAGTCTATGCCATGCTAATCTTTTTCTTACCACAATTTTATTATGATTATAAAATAAAACAAATTAATGATTATGCAAATGAAGTCGTAAAAGCAGGCGAAGCGGATGATATTGAAGGTGTGGAAAAAGCACTAAATGATTTTATGGAAAATACAAATATTTTACCAATTTTAATAGATAGTAATGGAAATATTGTTTATATACCAAATGTGAATATGGCATCCATTAAATCAGCAACATCGACTGTTGTAGACGGCACGAAAGCAGAAGGTGGTACAACTGCAACGGATTATTCAGGTGGAACAGAAACAAAAAATAAACCTATTTCTATCAATGGTCAAACCTACAATCTCACCTATACGATTAACATCCAAAAAATTAATGATATTTCGACCGTCCTATTACAATTTGCTCCTTACTTTATTTTATTTGCATTTATATTAAGTTTATTAACCGCCTACTTTTTCTCCCGCAGAATGGTGAGACCTCTTTTACGAATGAATAAAGTTGCCTCCAAAATGGCGAATTTAAACTTTACAGAAGTACTTCCGATTACATCCAAAGATGAAATTGGTCAGCTTTCGGGAAATTTAAACGAAATGGCAATTAACCTAGAAAAAACGATGCTTGAATTAAATGAAGTAAATAAAAAATTACAAAAAGAAATAGAAAAAGAGCGTCAACTCGAGGAAATGCGAAAAAGTTTTGTTACAGCTATTTCTCATGAATTAAAATCCCCTCTTGCTGCAGTAATGGGTCAAGTAGAAGCAATGCGTTATAATGTAGCTCCATATGACAATCATCCAAAATACTTACAAGAGTCATACCAGATTTTGGAAAAGATGTCTCAGATGATACAAGAAATGTTAGACGTATCCAAAGTTGATCAAACAAACTATATGATAGAGAAAACTTCTTTTTCCTTAACTGAAATGGTGGAGAAAATTATCTATAGTAAAAAAATGGTACCACATCGTCTGTCTCAAAAAGTTGTTTTTCAAGTGAAGGAAGATGTTACAGTAACAGCAAATTATGCCTTTATCGAAAAAGCAATCGAAAATATTTTTGAGAATGCTTTTAATTATTCTAAAGAAGAAACAACCATTTTAGTTGAAATTCAAAATCGGGAAAAAGGTTTCTATTTTTCTGTGCATAATAAAGCTACTAGTATTCCCGAAGAAGAATTGAACAAACTATTTGAGCCGTTCTATCGCCTTGAGAAATCAGGTAACAAAAAAACAGGTGGAAATGGTTTAGGGTTGTTTATTATTGCAAAATTTTTAGATATCCAAAGAATCCACTACAAACTTATTAATGAAAAAGACGGTGTTACTTTTCAAATATGGCAATAA
- a CDS encoding ABC transporter permease yields MDFIRRAFISINAKKGKSLVLFTLLLVIFSLVFTGFAIQESTKQSAESARKQLGANVTLQMNQEEIMKKAQSGEEIKEEDLSIPTEDVNKIKKLPQVDNYTISSEGSASKGDLTPIPAKKQEGGQGGMTQVAGTDTNGKKVETPSFSVKAVNQTATLNSFKDKTDKIISGKPLTSDDKENTALIEKQLAKKNNLKVGDTFQLTNDKKKKVKFVVKGIYQSNQKIEPQLESFQMMLPGNKIYANIKGAKDFLWSGGIEKAEFNLKDPKEINSFISEAKKLTDVDNGDMFQFDAQNSAYKKMIGPIERVASFSNIIVMITLLAGGLILALIVLLSIRERKFEMGVLLSLGESKTKLMSQFLVEVLIIAALAFSFSCALANPIGQAISNQMLSTEVTKEANKENETSTQESMAIALGGEEKTKVDAEPIDKIDVVITSNIMGQVGGLGFILIFLATTIPCLFIIRLQPKMLFTQKD; encoded by the coding sequence ATGGATTTTATCAGAAGAGCCTTTATTAGTATTAATGCTAAGAAAGGGAAATCGCTTGTATTATTTACGCTATTATTAGTCATTTTCAGTTTAGTTTTTACAGGTTTTGCCATTCAGGAATCTACTAAACAAAGTGCTGAATCAGCAAGAAAACAACTTGGAGCAAACGTTACTCTACAAATGAATCAAGAGGAAATAATGAAAAAGGCGCAAAGCGGGGAAGAAATAAAGGAAGAAGATTTATCGATTCCAACCGAGGATGTAAATAAAATTAAAAAATTGCCACAGGTTGACAATTATACAATTAGCTCAGAAGGTTCCGCATCAAAAGGTGATTTAACACCAATCCCTGCTAAAAAACAAGAAGGTGGCCAAGGGGGCATGACCCAAGTTGCTGGAACAGATACAAATGGGAAAAAGGTAGAAACCCCAAGTTTTTCAGTCAAAGCAGTAAACCAAACAGCTACTTTAAACAGTTTCAAAGATAAAACAGATAAAATTATTTCTGGGAAGCCATTAACATCAGATGACAAAGAAAATACAGCGCTTATTGAAAAACAATTGGCTAAAAAAAACAATCTTAAAGTAGGCGACACCTTTCAACTGACGAATGATAAAAAGAAAAAAGTGAAGTTTGTTGTTAAAGGTATTTATCAAAGCAATCAAAAAATAGAACCTCAACTAGAATCATTTCAAATGATGCTCCCTGGAAATAAAATCTATGCCAATATAAAAGGAGCAAAAGATTTTCTTTGGAGTGGAGGCATTGAAAAAGCTGAATTTAATTTAAAAGATCCAAAAGAAATAAATTCATTTATCTCTGAAGCAAAAAAATTAACGGATGTAGATAATGGAGATATGTTCCAATTTGATGCACAAAACAGTGCTTACAAAAAAATGATTGGACCGATTGAGCGAGTGGCATCTTTTAGTAATATTATTGTGATGATTACACTTCTGGCTGGTGGCTTAATCCTTGCGCTTATCGTATTACTATCCATTCGTGAGCGTAAATTTGAAATGGGTGTGCTTTTATCACTTGGGGAAAGTAAAACAAAATTAATGAGTCAATTTTTAGTAGAAGTATTAATTATTGCAGCACTTGCTTTTTCTTTTTCTTGTGCATTGGCTAATCCAATTGGCCAAGCTATCTCTAACCAAATGCTTTCGACTGAAGTCACGAAAGAAGCAAATAAAGAGAATGAAACTTCCACACAAGAAAGCATGGCAATAGCTCTAGGTGGGGAAGAGAAAACTAAGGTTGATGCGGAGCCGATTGATAAAATAGATGTCGTGATTACAAGCAATATAATGGGGCAAGTTGGTGGGCTTGGTTTTATTTTAATATTCCTAGCAACAACGATACCGTGTTTATTTATCATTCGACTACAACCCAAAATGCTATTTACTCAGAAAGATTAA
- a CDS encoding ABC transporter ATP-binding protein produces the protein METNLELQDITYQYDSGNKAQIVLRNLSYTFSEGTFYTILGPSGAGKTTLLSIAAGIDKPTSGKLIINKKVLNETMSLQSYRKSLSSIIFQAYNLIPYMTAVQNVYTAMGIQHSQMKDKRKRAIELLKEVGLTDKQINSPVLKLSGGQQQRVTIARALSGNAPFVFADEPTGNLDHETSENIIDLFRDLAHKKNKCVVMVTHDNHVASRSDVILNLKGKTLI, from the coding sequence ATGGAAACTAATTTAGAGTTACAGGATATTACTTATCAGTACGACTCGGGAAACAAAGCTCAAATTGTTTTAAGAAACCTTTCTTATACATTTTCAGAAGGAACATTTTATACGATTTTAGGACCATCTGGTGCAGGGAAAACAACATTACTTTCCATTGCTGCCGGTATTGATAAACCAACCTCCGGGAAATTAATTATTAATAAAAAAGTATTAAACGAAACAATGAGTTTACAGAGTTATCGTAAAAGTCTAAGCTCAATTATTTTTCAAGCGTATAATTTAATTCCTTATATGACAGCTGTACAAAATGTCTATACAGCGATGGGAATACAACATAGTCAAATGAAAGATAAACGCAAAAGAGCTATTGAATTGCTAAAGGAAGTAGGGTTGACAGATAAACAAATTAACAGTCCAGTCTTAAAATTAAGTGGTGGACAACAACAGCGCGTAACCATTGCTCGCGCTTTATCAGGAAATGCGCCATTTGTTTTTGCAGATGAGCCAACCGGAAATTTGGATCATGAAACCTCGGAAAACATTATTGATTTATTTCGTGATTTAGCACATAAAAAGAATAAATGTGTCGTCATGGTCACTCATGATAACCATGTAGCTAGTCGTTCTGATGTTATTTTGAACTTAAAAGGAAAAACATTAATATAA
- a CDS encoding magnesium transporter CorA family protein, whose translation MHQIFKSDENGKLIELEEVTRNCWINIVAPTSEEINKIADNYEIPLEFLEDPLDKDESARIERDDDSDSVLIVCDFPVVDEDDIHYASFETIPMGIIITKDYFITICTIDSSIVQSFIRNRIKGFYTHMKTRFALQILYMISTTFLRHLKRLNRQTDEIEKELHESMKNKQLYDLMGIEKSLVYFVTALKSNKVVLDKMMRQNIVKMYEEDQDLLEDVIIENRQGIEMAEVHSNILSGMMDAYASIISNNMNIVMKFLTSFTIILTIPTMVFSFYGMNVKLPFMNTPMAWMLTLGFAFGIAGALAIVFWRRKFF comes from the coding sequence ATGCATCAAATTTTCAAATCAGATGAAAACGGCAAATTAATTGAATTAGAAGAAGTGACGCGCAATTGTTGGATTAATATTGTTGCTCCAACTTCCGAAGAAATTAATAAAATTGCCGATAACTACGAAATTCCACTTGAGTTCTTAGAAGATCCACTAGATAAAGATGAAAGTGCCCGGATTGAACGCGATGACGACTCGGATTCTGTTTTAATCGTTTGTGACTTTCCGGTAGTCGATGAAGATGATATTCATTACGCTTCATTCGAAACCATTCCAATGGGGATAATTATTACAAAAGACTATTTTATTACAATTTGCACAATCGATTCTTCTATCGTGCAGTCCTTTATTAGAAACCGTATTAAAGGCTTTTATACACATATGAAAACGCGGTTTGCATTGCAAATCTTATACATGATTTCCACTACTTTCTTGCGTCACTTAAAACGCTTGAACCGTCAAACGGACGAAATCGAAAAAGAACTACATGAATCTATGAAAAATAAACAACTTTATGATTTAATGGGGATTGAAAAAAGTTTAGTTTACTTTGTAACAGCCCTTAAATCGAATAAAGTCGTACTAGATAAAATGATGCGTCAAAATATTGTTAAAATGTACGAAGAGGATCAAGACTTATTAGAAGATGTTATTATTGAAAATCGCCAAGGTATTGAAATGGCGGAAGTCCACTCGAATATTTTGAGCGGGATGATGGATGCCTATGCTTCAATTATCTCGAACAATATGAATATCGTGATGAAATTTCTTACTTCTTTTACCATCATCTTGACGATTCCAACGATGGTGTTTAGTTTTTACGGAATGAACGTGAAATTACCGTTTATGAATACACCAATGGCTTGGATGCTTACGCTCGGTTTTGCATTCGGGATTGCTGGAGCACTTGCGATTGTATTCTGGCGGAGAAAATTCTTTTAA
- a CDS encoding YktB family protein, with protein MTFKGFSKKDFKTMQIPGLEARMTGIQNDIQPKFRAVGEELTTYLSAKLGDEMFLHIARHQRRSVNPPDSTWLAICHDKRGYKKHPHFQVGLFDKYLFIWLAFIYENEESLKIANRFLKEKKLLADLPDNFAISPDHTEEKTYPVHDGQLEATLERFRDVKKGEFLVGKIYLPDDNHLSPAKDFIKEAEMVLDELIPLYKAALQ; from the coding sequence ATGACTTTTAAAGGATTTAGTAAGAAAGATTTTAAAACAATGCAGATTCCTGGGCTTGAAGCACGCATGACCGGAATTCAAAATGATATTCAACCAAAATTCAGAGCTGTTGGGGAAGAATTGACTACTTATTTAAGTGCCAAGCTTGGCGATGAAATGTTTTTACATATTGCTCGTCACCAAAGACGTTCAGTTAACCCACCTGATAGCACGTGGCTCGCCATTTGCCATGATAAACGTGGTTATAAAAAGCATCCTCATTTCCAAGTAGGATTGTTTGATAAGTATTTATTCATCTGGCTCGCTTTTATTTATGAAAATGAAGAAAGTTTGAAAATTGCTAATCGCTTTTTGAAAGAAAAGAAATTATTGGCTGATTTACCGGACAACTTTGCTATTTCCCCAGATCATACGGAAGAAAAAACGTATCCTGTGCATGACGGCCAACTAGAGGCAACGCTTGAACGTTTCCGCGATGTGAAAAAAGGGGAATTTTTAGTTGGGAAAATTTATCTACCTGACGATAATCATCTGTCCCCTGCTAAAGACTTTATTAAAGAGGCTGAAATGGTGCTAGATGAGTTAATTCCGCTCTATAAGGCTGCGCTTCAATAA
- a CDS encoding inositol monophosphatase family protein — protein MDSEKIDYLARLWIMEAAAKIKQSFKETLDIDVKSGRNDLVTNMDKETEAFFVQQIKDHFPDHRLFGEEGIASDVTDLDGVVWILDPIDGTLNFVEQQRDFAISLAVYEDGIGRLAYIYDVTRDELYFGEKGKGATVNGRTIPKLDPAIDLKDTLLIANLSVTRKFPTMWEAVKVSRGLRLHGAASLEYMDVATGRAGAYLSANLAPWDIAAGKIIVEELGGKVTRINGEKINMLEKGSSIVASPKIHQTLLDNYLP, from the coding sequence ATGGACAGCGAAAAAATAGATTATTTAGCAAGGTTATGGATTATGGAGGCCGCAGCAAAGATTAAGCAATCTTTCAAAGAAACGTTAGACATTGATGTCAAATCCGGTCGCAATGATTTAGTGACGAATATGGATAAAGAAACCGAAGCTTTTTTTGTTCAACAAATTAAAGACCATTTTCCTGACCATCGTTTATTTGGTGAAGAAGGAATAGCGTCAGATGTAACAGATTTAGATGGAGTGGTTTGGATTCTTGACCCAATTGACGGGACATTGAATTTTGTTGAACAGCAACGCGACTTTGCGATTTCCCTTGCAGTTTATGAAGATGGAATAGGGCGGCTTGCTTATATTTATGACGTTACACGCGATGAGCTGTATTTTGGAGAAAAAGGAAAAGGTGCTACAGTAAACGGCAGAACTATCCCTAAACTTGACCCAGCAATAGACCTAAAAGATACGCTATTAATTGCTAATTTGAGCGTGACAAGAAAATTCCCGACCATGTGGGAAGCGGTAAAAGTTTCTAGAGGATTGCGATTACACGGAGCAGCTTCACTGGAATATATGGACGTTGCTACTGGACGAGCGGGAGCCTATCTCTCTGCTAATTTAGCACCGTGGGATATTGCTGCGGGAAAAATTATCGTAGAAGAATTAGGCGGGAAAGTGACACGGATTAATGGTGAAAAAATCAATATGTTAGAAAAAGGAAGTTCTATTGTAGCATCGCCAAAAATCCATCAAACCTTATTAGATAACTACCTGCCTTAA
- the typA gene encoding translational GTPase TypA — translation MNLRNDIRNVAIIAHVDHGKTTLVDQLLRQSGTFRDNETVAERAMDNNDLERERGITILAKNTAIKYEDTRVNIMDTPGHADFGGEVERIMKMVDGVLLVVDAYEGTMPQTRFVLKKALEQNLTPIVVVNKIDRDFARPEEVVDEVLELFIELGANDDQLEFPVVYASAINGTSSYDSDPAEQKETMKPLLDTIIEHIPAPVDNSDEPLQFQVSLLDYNDYVGRIGIGRVFRGTMHVGQTVALIKLDGTVKQFRVTKMFGFFGLKRDEIKEAKAGDLVALAGMEDIFVGETVTPFDHQEALPLLRIDEPTLQMTFVTNNSPFAGREGKHVTSRKIEERLLAELQTDVSLRVEPTASPDAWVVSGRGELHLSILIETMRREGYELQVSKPEVIIREIDGVKCEPVEDVQIDTPEEFMGSVIESISQRKGEMKNMINDGNGQVRLQFMVPARGLIGYTTDFLSMTRGYGIINHTFDSYQPIQKGRVGGRSRGVLVSMETGKSTTYGTMQVEDRGTIFIEPGTDIYEGMIVGENNREGDIAVNIVKAKQMTNIRSANKDQTNVIKKPRHLSLEESLEFLNEDEYCEVTPESIRLRKKILNKNEREKAAKRSKTAE, via the coding sequence TTGAATTTAAGAAATGATATTCGTAATGTAGCAATTATTGCCCACGTTGACCATGGTAAAACAACTCTAGTAGACCAATTATTACGCCAGTCAGGCACATTCCGCGACAATGAAACAGTTGCAGAACGCGCAATGGACAACAATGATTTAGAAAGAGAACGCGGTATTACAATTTTAGCGAAAAATACAGCGATTAAGTATGAAGATACACGTGTAAACATCATGGATACACCTGGACACGCCGATTTCGGTGGAGAAGTAGAACGTATCATGAAAATGGTTGATGGTGTTCTTTTAGTAGTGGACGCGTATGAAGGTACGATGCCTCAAACACGTTTTGTACTAAAAAAAGCACTAGAACAAAACCTAACTCCAATCGTAGTAGTAAACAAAATTGACCGTGACTTTGCTCGCCCAGAAGAAGTTGTTGATGAAGTATTAGAATTATTCATCGAACTAGGCGCAAACGACGATCAATTAGAATTCCCAGTTGTTTATGCTTCTGCAATCAACGGAACTTCAAGCTATGATTCCGATCCAGCAGAACAAAAAGAAACAATGAAACCACTTTTAGACACTATTATCGAACATATTCCAGCTCCAGTTGATAATAGCGACGAACCATTACAATTCCAAGTTTCTTTACTTGATTATAATGACTATGTTGGTCGTATTGGTATTGGCCGCGTTTTCCGCGGAACAATGCACGTGGGACAAACAGTTGCTTTAATTAAACTTGATGGCACAGTAAAACAATTCCGCGTAACGAAAATGTTCGGTTTCTTCGGACTAAAACGTGACGAAATTAAAGAAGCAAAAGCTGGTGATTTAGTAGCATTAGCAGGTATGGAAGACATCTTCGTTGGTGAAACAGTAACACCATTTGACCACCAAGAAGCACTTCCGTTATTACGTATTGATGAGCCAACCTTGCAAATGACTTTCGTAACAAATAACAGTCCTTTCGCTGGTCGTGAAGGTAAACACGTAACAAGCCGTAAAATTGAAGAACGTTTACTTGCAGAGCTTCAAACGGACGTATCTTTACGCGTAGAGCCAACAGCTTCCCCTGACGCTTGGGTAGTTTCTGGTCGTGGTGAGCTTCATTTATCCATTTTGATCGAAACAATGCGTCGCGAAGGTTATGAATTACAAGTTTCTAAACCAGAAGTAATCATCCGTGAAATTGATGGCGTGAAATGTGAACCAGTAGAAGATGTTCAAATTGATACTCCAGAAGAATTCATGGGTTCCGTTATTGAATCTATCAGCCAACGTAAAGGCGAAATGAAAAACATGATTAACGATGGCAACGGACAAGTTCGTTTACAATTCATGGTTCCAGCTCGTGGCTTAATCGGTTATACAACTGATTTCCTTTCAATGACTCGTGGTTATGGTATTATCAACCACACATTCGATAGCTACCAACCAATCCAAAAAGGACGCGTTGGTGGACGTAGCCGTGGTGTTCTTGTATCCATGGAAACTGGTAAATCTACTACTTACGGAACAATGCAAGTAGAAGACCGTGGTACTATTTTCATCGAACCAGGTACGGATATTTACGAAGGTATGATCGTTGGGGAAAACAATCGTGAAGGCGATATCGCTGTAAACATTGTAAAAGCAAAACAAATGACTAACATTCGTTCTGCTAACAAAGACCAAACAAACGTAATCAAAAAACCTCGTCACTTATCACTAGAAGAATCATTAGAATTCCTAAACGAAGATGAGTACTGTGAAGTAACTCCAGAATCCATCCGTTTACGTAAAAAAATTCTAAACAAAAACGAACGTGAAAAAGCAGCAAAACGTTCAAAAACTGCTGAATAA
- a CDS encoding DUF5068 domain-containing protein, whose protein sequence is MKKWMVIISIISLVALLGACGNNDNEKDQEDKSTTDSTTKKAKSSSNESNKAAETKENDTNDKAATTDKGSSNPTKEEKDTSTTTDTPKKETPKSPAKTEAFSFSPSGFKVSTVESILGGDVTTTYLSSSKSFQKDFEALTLFINQYKVEHVINPTKEVSASNPESYLANKNGYVITLDISIKNNSKKDKMYKADQISLLGASKSVGGSLDNFIPSGFHLIGSSSDPYNFTAGKTARGLLTFTMDEATYNDLAKDSQIGVPDPSRFDSSSTKGSSQDNVVAPFPIK, encoded by the coding sequence ATGAAAAAATGGATGGTTATTATATCAATCATTAGTTTAGTTGCACTATTAGGTGCTTGTGGCAATAATGATAATGAAAAAGATCAAGAAGATAAATCAACAACAGATTCAACAACTAAAAAAGCAAAATCTTCATCAAACGAATCAAATAAAGCGGCGGAAACAAAAGAAAATGATACCAATGATAAAGCAGCTACCACTGATAAGGGAAGTTCAAATCCTACTAAAGAAGAAAAAGATACGTCTACAACAACAGATACACCAAAAAAAGAAACACCAAAAAGCCCCGCGAAAACAGAAGCATTTTCTTTTTCACCTTCTGGATTCAAAGTATCTACAGTTGAATCTATTCTTGGTGGAGATGTAACAACGACGTATTTATCTAGCTCTAAATCATTCCAAAAGGATTTTGAAGCTTTAACACTTTTTATCAATCAATATAAAGTAGAACATGTCATTAATCCAACAAAAGAAGTAAGTGCGAGTAACCCAGAAAGTTATTTAGCAAACAAGAATGGTTATGTTATTACACTTGATATCTCCATTAAAAATAATTCGAAAAAAGATAAGATGTATAAAGCAGATCAAATTAGTTTGCTTGGAGCAAGTAAATCTGTCGGCGGGAGTTTAGATAACTTTATCCCTTCTGGTTTTCATCTTATAGGAAGTTCATCGGATCCATATAATTTTACAGCAGGTAAAACTGCTAGAGGGCTTTTAACTTTCACGATGGATGAAGCAACTTATAATGATTTAGCAAAAGATTCGCAAATAGGCGTACCAGATCCAAGTAGATTTGACTCTAGTAGCACTAAAGGAAGTAGTCAAGATAACGTTGTTGCACCGTTTCCAATTAAATAA
- a CDS encoding YlaI family protein, with product MNAKCILCERVDELDNREFKTKQLRNKPIRMYLCPECEHRVAINTISRVNSGHFNFHKPVVISNSELKNMLEHNKETISE from the coding sequence TTGAACGCAAAATGTATCTTATGCGAACGTGTAGATGAGCTAGACAATCGCGAATTTAAAACAAAACAATTACGTAATAAACCTATTAGAATGTATCTATGTCCTGAATGTGAACATCGAGTAGCTATTAACACTATCAGTCGCGTTAATTCTGGCCATTTCAATTTTCATAAACCAGTAGTGATTTCGAATAGTGAGTTAAAAAATATGTTAGAACATAATAAAGAAACCATATCAGAATAA
- a CDS encoding YlaN family protein encodes MANKKIDHREEAVELLKQDAKRILQLIKVQMDNLTLPQCPAYEEVLDTQMYGLSREINFATRLGLIEPEEGKKLMSTLEKELSTLHELSMSKK; translated from the coding sequence ATGGCAAATAAAAAGATAGATCACAGAGAAGAGGCAGTGGAGCTTTTAAAACAAGACGCAAAACGAATCTTACAGTTGATTAAAGTCCAAATGGATAATCTAACATTACCGCAATGTCCAGCATATGAGGAAGTTCTTGATACACAAATGTATGGTTTATCACGTGAAATTAACTTTGCAACCCGCCTAGGACTAATTGAACCAGAAGAAGGCAAGAAACTAATGTCTACACTGGAAAAAGAATTGTCCACTTTACATGAACTGTCCATGAGTAAAAAATAA